The sequence GAGATACCTCTTACAAACCTAAAAAGGTTTTTCTTTGAGAGTGATGTTAGAAAGTACTGGATATCTAAATGGAAATAATAAAAATAGATAGTTATAATGATATTGAGCAGCAAGAAGATTCGGTCTTGGTTTTGGGCTATTTTGATGGGCTTCATAGAGGGCATAAGGAACTTTTTAATCAAGCCAGAGAAATAGCCCAAAAAATGCAACTGAAAATAGTTGTCTTGACCTTCCCAGAGTCTCCTCAGTTAGCTTTCGCACGTTTTGAGCCCGATTTACTTAATCATATTAATTACCCAGAAAAACGCTATCGTAAGTTTGCAGAGTACGGAGTTGACTGTCTTTATTTGACAGACTTTACTTCTTCCTTTGCAAAGATTAGTTCTGATGATTTTATCAAAAACTATATTCAAGCTCTGAAAGCTAAGGCTGTTGTTATGGGGTTTGACTATAAATTCAGTCATAATAAAACGAATTCTGATTATCTTAAGCGTCATTTCACGGGGCAAGTTATTACTGTTCCTGAAGTACAGTATGACGGGAAGAAGATTAGTTCAACGCGCGTGCGCCAGCTCATTAATCAAGGTGATATGACTCAAGTTAATCGTCTTTTAGGTTATGAGTTTTCAACACGAGGACTAGTGGTACACGGTGATGCTAGGGGACGTACAATTGGTTTTCCAACTGCTAATCTTGCACCGCTGGATCGGACTTATTTACCAGCCGATGGTGTTTATGTGGCTGATGTTATTGTCGGCAGGAAGCGTTATCGTTCCATGACCAGCATTGGTAAAAATATCACCTTTGGAGGAACAGAATTGCGTCTTGAAGCTAATATATTTGACTTTGACGATGATATTTACGGCGAGACAATTGAAATCTTCTGGTTAAATAAAATTCGCGATATGATTAAATTCAATGGCGTTAATGATTTGGTTGAACAATTAAAATCTGATAAAGAAATTGCGATAAATTGGGAAAATCATAGCCAAGTGCTTTAAAATCTTGTATAATAAGAGGCAAGTATGAATAAAGGGGTAGTAGATTTATGGTTACCTTATTTTTATCACCTAGCTGTACGAGCTGCCGTAAAGCTAGAGCTTGGCTGAATAGGCATGATGTTGTTTTTCAGGAGCACAATATTATGACTAGTCCTTTGAGCCGTGATGAACTATTAAAAATTTTATCTTATACAGAAAACGGGACAGAAGATATTATTTCGACACGTTCCAAGGTTTTTCAGAAATTAGACATTGATGTAGATGAATTATCCGTCTCGGAATTAATCAACCTTATTTCCAAGAATCCGGGTTTGCTTCGCCGTCCTATTATCATGGATGATAAACGTATGCAAATTGGTTTTAATGAAGATGAGATTCGTGCTTTTTTACCACGAGACTATCGCAAACAAGAACTGCGTCAGGCGACAATCAGAGCGGAAGTTGAGGGAGAAGATGACTAAGAATTACGCTTACCCTTTGGATTTGTCGTGGAGCACTGAAGAGATGACCTCAGTGCTTTCTTTTTTAAATCTGGTAGAAAAGGCTTATGAAAGCAAAGTTGAAGCTGTTCTTTTATTAAAAGTTATCAGAATTACAAAACGATTGTTAGCAGCAAGTCGCAAGAAAAGCAAATCGATCGTAATTTTGAAAAGGTTAGTGGTTATTCTACCTATCGAGCTGTTCAAGCCGCAAAAGCTAAAGAGAAAGGATTCATCTCTCTTGGAAACTAAATTTCAATTTGCTAAAGAACTTATTTATGAAGCAGGGAGTTATATTCGTGATAATATGACAAAAGACCTTGCCATTGAAGAAAAGTCGACTTTTGATGATCTGGTAACCAACTTAGATAAAGCTGTTCAATCCTTGATGGTTGAACGAATCCGTAAGGTTTATTCTCAAGACCATATCTTTGCAGAAGAGAATGGCCTTGTAGCTGATATCAATGATGGTGCCGTTTGGGTTTTGGATCCT comes from Streptococcus troglodytae and encodes:
- a CDS encoding bifunctional riboflavin kinase/FAD synthetase, which encodes MEIIKIDSYNDIEQQEDSVLVLGYFDGLHRGHKELFNQAREIAQKMQLKIVVLTFPESPQLAFARFEPDLLNHINYPEKRYRKFAEYGVDCLYLTDFTSSFAKISSDDFIKNYIQALKAKAVVMGFDYKFSHNKTNSDYLKRHFTGQVITVPEVQYDGKKISSTRVRQLINQGDMTQVNRLLGYEFSTRGLVVHGDARGRTIGFPTANLAPLDRTYLPADGVYVADVIVGRKRYRSMTSIGKNITFGGTELRLEANIFDFDDDIYGETIEIFWLNKIRDMIKFNGVNDLVEQLKSDKEIAINWENHSQVL
- the spx gene encoding transcriptional regulator Spx — protein: MVTLFLSPSCTSCRKARAWLNRHDVVFQEHNIMTSPLSRDELLKILSYTENGTEDIISTRSKVFQKLDIDVDELSVSELINLISKNPGLLRRPIIMDDKRMQIGFNEDEIRAFLPRDYRKQELRQATIRAEVEGEDD